A window of Campylobacter cuniculorum DSM 23162 = LMG 24588 contains these coding sequences:
- a CDS encoding YraN family protein: MGLSAYLSGILGEDKACVFLKKQGFEILERNFHSKFGEIDIIAQKNKILHFIEVKFTQKDYELSERLDEKKYQKLLKTIEFYRLKKGDLSDFQLDLICIKNDHIDFLENISF, from the coding sequence ATGGGTTTATCAGCATATTTAAGCGGAATTTTAGGTGAAGATAAGGCTTGTGTTTTTTTAAAAAAACAAGGTTTTGAGATTTTGGAAAGGAATTTTCATTCAAAATTTGGTGAAATTGATATTATTGCCCAAAAAAACAAAATTTTGCATTTTATAGAAGTGAAATTTACGCAAAAAGATTATGAACTTTCCGAACGACTCGATGAAAAAAAATATCAAAAACTTTTAAAAACCATAGAATTTTATAGGCTTAAAAAAGGTGATTTAAGTGATTTTCAGCTGGATTTGATTTGTATAAAAAATGATCATATAGACTTTTTAGAAAATATAAGTTTTTGA
- a CDS encoding homoserine dehydrogenase, with amino-acid sequence MKVAILGYGTVGSAVVKALIENEKIIKARCGQNIIPVIALARSVKKNSLIPVTQNADEILNRKDIDVFVELMGGVKEPFAIIKQLLKKKKNVVTANKAMLAYHRYELEKLASNLAFGYEASVAGAIPIIKVLKEGLSANHILNIKGILNGTSNYILTHMSQKGSDFKEVLKRAQELGYAEADPSFDIEGFDAAHKLLILASIAYGIRAVPEDILIEGISGISNEDVYFANEFGFTIKLLGVAKAQDSKVELRVHPTMLSKNEMIAKVDGVMNAVSIRGDMLGESLYYGAGAGGLATASAVISDLLDIARGQLKTPMFGFKSDMKYSLLPIEDIYTKYYLRLKVEDKIGVLSKITQMMSENSISIDSFLQKPKADETYSTLFFTTHHTFEKSIKNLIHTLKKQKFIKTSPFMMRIE; translated from the coding sequence ATGAAAGTTGCAATACTCGGCTATGGCACTGTTGGAAGTGCTGTTGTAAAAGCTTTAATCGAAAATGAGAAAATCATCAAGGCAAGATGCGGACAAAATATAATTCCTGTGATTGCTCTAGCGAGGAGCGTTAAAAAAAATTCTTTAATCCCCGTCACTCAAAATGCTGATGAAATTTTAAACCGAAAAGATATTGATGTTTTTGTCGAGCTTATGGGTGGGGTTAAAGAACCTTTTGCGATAATAAAACAACTTTTAAAAAAGAAAAAAAATGTCGTTACAGCGAACAAAGCAATGCTTGCTTATCATCGTTATGAGCTTGAAAAACTTGCTTCAAATTTAGCCTTTGGTTATGAGGCAAGTGTTGCGGGTGCCATTCCTATAATCAAGGTTTTAAAAGAGGGTTTGAGTGCAAATCATATTTTAAATATCAAAGGAATTTTAAATGGCACAAGCAATTATATTTTAACCCATATGAGTCAAAAAGGGAGTGATTTTAAAGAGGTTTTAAAAAGGGCTCAAGAGCTTGGTTATGCAGAGGCTGATCCAAGTTTTGATATTGAAGGCTTTGATGCAGCCCATAAACTTTTAATTTTAGCAAGTATTGCTTATGGGATTAGAGCTGTTCCTGAGGATATTTTGATTGAGGGTATTAGCGGAATTAGCAATGAAGATGTGTATTTTGCAAATGAATTTGGCTTTACGATTAAGCTCTTAGGTGTTGCTAAAGCTCAAGATTCTAAGGTGGAGTTAAGAGTGCATCCGACTATGCTTTCTAAAAATGAGATGATTGCTAAGGTTGATGGAGTGATGAATGCTGTAAGTATTAGAGGAGATATGCTTGGCGAAAGCTTATATTATGGAGCGGGAGCGGGAGGATTAGCCACAGCAAGTGCAGTGATAAGTGATCTTTTAGACATTGCAAGGGGTCAGCTTAAGACACCTATGTTTGGTTTTAAGAGCGATATGAAGTATTCTTTATTGCCTATTGAAGATATTTATACTAAATATTATTTAAGATTAAAGGTTGAAGATAAAATCGGTGTTTTGTCTAAAATCACTCAAATGATGAGTGAAAATTCAATTTCTATCGATAGTTTTTTACAAAAACCTAAAGCGGATGAAACATACAGCACTCTATTTTTTACAACTCATCATACTTTTGAAAAAAGCATTAAGAATTTAATCCACACTCTTAAAAAGCAAAAATTTATTAAAACCTCTCCTTTTATGATGCGTATAGAATAA
- a CDS encoding membrane protein, with product MLNWKKLQDLNLKEVSIKTQIEVKFLEALVEKDFETLRRFNVKGFIKILNREYELDFGDFLEEYENYLNENNIQVLVKSKNNTITPKLDSYYPQKKFSFLPIIIIVVFIAIIAAGVYYFDSIKDFFNNEENNASVNSVTNMVNEAEFNLKNLKNDVLIVENEENTSPNTDEENIDEKNADETSADANTTQNDTENNTTSEMKIDEENQNLENITQNTEIAEENLSSAQKQVEFKANMKIWVGLIDLDTYRKTTSVEEGDFNISLDKDRLILTGAAALNVINEEGQEENFPAGTSKRFLIKDGKIKSITLAEFMKLNKGKEW from the coding sequence ATGCTTAATTGGAAAAAATTACAGGATTTAAATCTCAAAGAAGTTTCGATAAAAACTCAAATCGAGGTAAAATTCTTAGAGGCTTTAGTGGAAAAGGATTTTGAAACTTTAAGACGTTTTAATGTAAAAGGCTTTATCAAAATTTTAAATCGTGAGTATGAGCTTGATTTTGGTGATTTTTTAGAAGAATATGAGAATTATCTCAATGAAAATAATATTCAAGTCTTGGTTAAGAGTAAAAACAACACAATCACACCTAAGCTTGATTCTTACTATCCTCAAAAGAAATTTTCTTTTTTGCCTATAATTATAATCGTCGTTTTTATCGCAATCATAGCAGCGGGAGTGTATTATTTTGATTCAATCAAAGATTTTTTTAACAATGAAGAAAATAATGCTAGTGTAAATTCCGTAACGAATATGGTCAATGAAGCTGAATTTAATCTTAAAAATTTAAAAAACGATGTTTTAATCGTTGAAAATGAAGAAAATACAAGCCCAAATACAGATGAAGAAAATATTGATGAAAAAAATGCAGATGAGACAAGTGCAGACGCAAATACAACTCAAAATGATACAGAAAACAATACAACAAGTGAAATGAAAATCGATGAAGAAAACCAAAATCTTGAAAATATCACTCAAAATACGGAGATTGCAGAGGAAAATTTAAGTTCAGCTCAAAAACAAGTTGAATTTAAAGCAAATATGAAAATATGGGTCGGACTCATTGATTTGGACACTTATAGGAAAACCACTTCTGTTGAAGAGGGTGATTTTAATATTTCTTTAGACAAAGACAGACTTATATTAACCGGTGCTGCAGCTTTAAATGTGATTAATGAAGAGGGGCAAGAAGAGAATTTTCCTGCTGGAACTTCAAAGCGATTTTTGATTAAAGATGGTAAGATTAAAAGCATTACTTTGGCTGAATTTATGAAGCTTAATAAGGGCAAAGAATGGTAA
- the rpmE gene encoding 50S ribosomal protein L31 produces the protein MKKEIHPEFVECKVSCACGNTFVTKSNKSELRVDICSNCHPFFTGSEKIVDAAGRVEKFKKKYSMQ, from the coding sequence ATGAAAAAAGAAATTCACCCAGAATTTGTAGAATGCAAAGTCAGTTGTGCTTGTGGAAATACTTTTGTTACAAAGTCAAATAAGAGTGAGCTTAGAGTGGATATTTGCTCAAATTGCCATCCTTTTTTTACAGGAAGTGAAAAAATTGTCGATGCAGCAGGTCGTGTAGAGAAATTTAAGAAAAAATATTCAATGCAGTAA
- the moaA gene encoding GTP 3',8-cyclase MoaA, producing MLMDQFGRKIDYLRISVTQRCNFRCLYCMPKIPFDYVPKEELLSFEEMFCFIKLAIDEGISKIRITGGEPLLRKELSVFIKMIKDYKKDIDLAMTTNGFLLKDYAKELKDAGLERINVSLDTLDSKKAKILAQKDVLSSVLSGIEEALKYDFKIKLNTVALKTFNENELSSLLEFAKSKNIQIRFIEFMENHHAYGQLKGLKRDEILQILSQKYQIFLLEKAEKSPVTLYTANDYKFGIIDPHSHEFCDTCNRIRLSANGLLIPCLYHDEALSIKEAVRKKDMQKAFQILKQVLQNKPEKNRWSVTDNQISSRAFYQTGG from the coding sequence ATGTTAATGGATCAATTTGGGAGAAAAATCGATTATTTGCGTATCTCTGTAACACAAAGATGTAATTTTCGTTGTCTTTATTGTATGCCAAAAATTCCTTTTGATTATGTTCCCAAAGAGGAATTATTAAGTTTTGAAGAAATGTTTTGTTTCATAAAACTTGCTATTGATGAGGGAATTTCTAAGATTCGCATAACGGGCGGAGAGCCTTTATTGCGTAAAGAATTGAGTGTTTTCATTAAGATGATTAAGGATTATAAAAAAGATATTGATTTAGCAATGACTACGAATGGTTTTTTGCTTAAAGATTATGCGAAAGAACTTAAAGATGCAGGACTTGAGCGTATCAATGTCTCTTTGGATACTCTTGATTCTAAAAAGGCTAAAATTTTAGCTCAAAAAGATGTCTTAAGTAGCGTTTTATCAGGCATTGAAGAGGCTTTAAAATATGATTTTAAAATCAAGCTCAATACCGTAGCCTTAAAGACCTTTAATGAAAATGAATTAAGTTCTCTTTTGGAATTCGCTAAAAGTAAAAACATACAAATTCGTTTTATAGAATTTATGGAGAATCATCATGCTTACGGACAGCTTAAAGGTTTGAAAAGGGATGAGATTTTACAAATTTTAAGTCAAAAATATCAAATTTTTCTTCTTGAAAAAGCTGAAAAATCTCCGGTAACTTTATACACTGCAAATGATTATAAATTTGGTATAATAGACCCGCATAGCCACGAATTTTGCGATACTTGCAATCGTATAAGATTGAGTGCAAATGGTTTGCTCATCCCTTGTTTATATCACGACGAAGCTTTGAGTATCAAAGAGGCGGTGAGAAAAAAAGATATGCAAAAAGCTTTTCAAATTTTAAAACAAGTTCTTCAAAACAAGCCTGAAAAAAATCGATGGAGCGTAACAGACAATCAAATTTCTTCAAGAGCTTTTTATCAAACCGGAGGATAA
- a CDS encoding c-type cytochrome — MKKKLFIFFIGFVLFFLCACQSEEKDLVKEQNSTEELVQIEQNDEKTQISDSNLPLPIEDEVKENATDLGFNLSVVNSLYKKKCSSCHGKKAELEVNGSRAIKNLDKQSLIQRLNDLEQDKNKNHILELSQRQIENLAEFISKGNK; from the coding sequence ATGAAAAAAAAATTATTTATATTTTTTATAGGATTTGTTTTGTTTTTTTTATGTGCATGTCAAAGTGAAGAAAAAGATTTGGTTAAAGAACAAAATTCCACAGAAGAACTTGTGCAAATTGAGCAAAATGATGAAAAGACTCAAATCAGTGATTCAAATTTACCCTTGCCGATTGAAGATGAAGTTAAGGAAAATGCTACAGATTTAGGATTTAATCTAAGTGTTGTGAATTCTTTATATAAGAAAAAATGTTCTTCTTGTCATGGAAAAAAAGCAGAACTTGAGGTTAATGGAAGCAGGGCGATTAAAAATTTAGACAAACAGAGCTTGATACAAAGGCTTAATGATTTAGAACAAGATAAAAACAAGAATCATATTTTAGAACTTAGTCAAAGACAGATTGAAAATTTAGCCGAGTTTATTAGTAAAGGAAATAAATGA
- a CDS encoding 6-pyruvoyl trahydropterin synthase family protein, whose protein sequence is MIIRKIFEFENAHIVRFCSSKRCKTSIHGHSYKIEILLESQYLDNAGMVYDFGLLKQEIKQIVDSFDHAITLFSADDKAYLKQMQKYSSRWILLPLNVSAENFVRIFFVLIDTLLKKTKMVNGEKGVNLKSIIIHETAKSYAQGFREDAYSELLPKIELKDIEFSPAIKSEWKDKDFFEKLKNSYIFINPKEV, encoded by the coding sequence ATGATTATTAGGAAGATATTTGAATTTGAAAACGCACACATTGTTCGTTTTTGTTCTTCTAAAAGATGCAAAACCAGCATACATGGACATTCTTATAAGATTGAGATTTTACTTGAAAGTCAGTATTTGGATAATGCGGGCATGGTTTATGATTTTGGACTTTTAAAACAAGAGATTAAACAAATTGTCGATAGTTTTGATCACGCTATAACACTTTTTAGTGCAGATGATAAAGCGTATTTAAAACAGATGCAAAAATATTCTTCGCGTTGGATACTCTTACCCCTTAATGTCAGTGCAGAAAATTTTGTAAGAATTTTTTTCGTACTCATTGACACCTTGCTTAAAAAAACAAAAATGGTTAATGGCGAAAAAGGTGTGAATTTAAAAAGCATTATTATACATGAAACAGCTAAGAGTTATGCACAAGGATTTAGAGAAGATGCCTATAGCGAATTGTTGCCTAAGATTGAGCTTAAGGACATAGAATTTTCACCTGCGATAAAAAGTGAATGGAAGGATAAGGATTTTTTTGAGAAACTTAAAAATTCTTATATTTTTATAAATCCTAAGGAGGTTTGA
- a CDS encoding 16S rRNA (uracil(1498)-N(3))-methyltransferase produces the protein MQFLYHKNSGAQLIKLENEEFSHLKVRRIRLGECLKLRNLNDEYLFSYEVIKLDRHSCVLKLVKSDFVPMPKNHLALALAVIEPKILEKTLAFLNEIGIAKLILVYTQFSQRNFKIDKNRFERILINSCEQCGRSFKMEIEIFNDIENFLKAYPHTILVDFSGKKEEFDKDKLYFIGPEGGFSEEEKLLFKRKICLDCAYILRSQSAIMAVAAKISI, from the coding sequence ATGCAATTTTTGTATCATAAAAATAGCGGAGCACAATTGATAAAATTAGAAAATGAGGAATTTTCACACCTTAAAGTGCGTCGCATTAGATTAGGAGAGTGTTTAAAGCTTAGAAATTTAAACGACGAATATTTATTTTCCTATGAAGTGATAAAACTTGATAGACATTCTTGCGTTTTAAAGCTTGTAAAAAGCGATTTTGTGCCTATGCCAAAGAATCATTTAGCTTTAGCTTTAGCAGTCATCGAGCCTAAAATTTTAGAAAAAACCTTAGCTTTTTTAAATGAAATAGGCATAGCAAAACTCATTTTAGTCTATACGCAGTTTTCTCAAAGAAATTTTAAAATCGATAAGAATCGTTTTGAAAGAATACTTATAAATTCTTGTGAGCAATGCGGAAGGAGTTTTAAAATGGAGATTGAAATTTTCAATGACATAGAAAATTTTTTAAAAGCTTATCCCCATACGATTTTGGTTGATTTTAGCGGAAAAAAAGAAGAATTTGACAAAGATAAACTCTATTTTATAGGACCTGAAGGGGGTTTTAGTGAGGAAGAAAAATTGTTATTTAAAAGAAAAATTTGTTTAGATTGTGCTTATATTTTAAGGAGTCAAAGTGCTATTATGGCTGTGGCTGCAAAAATTTCAATCTAA
- a CDS encoding LL-diaminopimelate aminotransferase, producing MFDEIRFNTIERLPNYVFAEVNAIKMAARRAGEDIIDFSMGNPDGKTPQHIIDKLCESANKDKTSGYSTSMGIYKLRLAICNWYKRKYGVSLDPESEVVATMGSKEGFVNLARAVINPADVAIVPTPAYPIHTQAFIIAGGNVAKMPLVYNEKFELDENKFFESLNYTLQESIPRPKYLVVNFPHNPTTITAEKSFYERLIAVAKKERFYVISDIAYAELTFGNYKTPSIFEVEGAKDVAVETYTLSKSYNMAGWRVGFVVGNKRLIAALKKIKSWFDYGMYTPIQVAATIALDGDQSCVDEIRSIYEKRLEILLTAFDNAGWSLLKPRASMFVWAKLPQNKAHLKSLEFSKQLLQRANVAVSPGIGFGEAGDEYVRIALIENENRIRQAARNIKKYLKEE from the coding sequence ATGTTTGATGAAATTCGCTTTAATACCATAGAAAGACTTCCAAATTATGTGTTTGCAGAAGTTAATGCGATTAAAATGGCAGCAAGAAGAGCGGGAGAGGATATTATTGATTTTTCTATGGGAAATCCCGATGGAAAAACTCCACAACATATTATTGATAAACTTTGCGAGAGTGCAAATAAAGATAAAACTTCAGGTTATTCAACTTCAATGGGAATTTATAAGTTAAGACTTGCAATTTGTAATTGGTATAAAAGAAAATATGGAGTGAGTTTAGATCCTGAAAGCGAAGTGGTTGCGACTATGGGTTCAAAAGAAGGTTTTGTGAATTTAGCAAGAGCGGTAATCAACCCCGCTGATGTTGCAATCGTGCCAACTCCTGCTTATCCTATCCACACTCAAGCCTTTATCATTGCAGGAGGCAATGTGGCTAAGATGCCTTTAGTTTATAATGAGAAATTTGAACTTGATGAGAATAAATTTTTTGAAAGTTTAAATTATACCCTACAAGAAAGCATTCCACGCCCTAAATATCTTGTTGTAAATTTTCCACACAATCCCACTACAATTACAGCAGAGAAAAGTTTTTATGAAAGATTGATTGCTGTGGCAAAAAAAGAAAGATTTTATGTGATTTCAGATATTGCTTATGCTGAATTGACCTTTGGAAATTACAAAACTCCTTCAATCTTTGAAGTTGAGGGTGCAAAAGATGTTGCAGTAGAAACTTACACCCTTTCAAAATCCTATAATATGGCGGGTTGGCGTGTAGGTTTTGTTGTGGGTAATAAAAGACTCATAGCAGCTCTTAAAAAAATAAAATCTTGGTTTGATTATGGAATGTACACTCCTATACAAGTTGCTGCTACAATCGCCCTAGACGGAGATCAAAGTTGTGTCGATGAAATTCGCTCAATTTATGAAAAAAGGCTTGAAATTCTACTGACAGCTTTTGATAATGCGGGATGGAGTTTATTAAAACCGCGTGCAAGTATGTTTGTGTGGGCAAAGCTTCCTCAAAATAAAGCCCATTTAAAAAGCTTGGAATTTTCTAAACAGCTCTTGCAAAGAGCTAATGTCGCAGTCAGTCCGGGCATAGGCTTTGGAGAAGCGGGAGATGAATATGTTCGTATTGCTTTGATAGAAAATGAAAACCGCATCAGACAAGCTGCTAGAAATATCAAAAAATATTTAAAAGAAGAATAA
- the rsmI gene encoding 16S rRNA (cytidine(1402)-2'-O)-methyltransferase, with translation MLYFIPTPIGNLNDISFRALSVLESCEFLFCEDTRVSKSLIALLNTRFNAKIYPKKFISLHSHNEKELLEKLDLSIFDKNTAYVSDAGMPTISDPGKYLLEFALKNKLSYEVLPGANAALVALVSSSFCEKEFIFMGFLAHRGKERQKDIEKLLSNPYPSIVYESPKRILSLVKELANLDANKELFAIKEISKKFQTQFKGRAKELLKELENANLKGEWVLVVQGNFKQEFNTNTLCEKDILELDLPLKIKSKLLAKMSGKSPKEFYKKLILS, from the coding sequence ATGCTTTATTTTATTCCTACACCTATAGGAAATTTGAACGATATAAGCTTTAGAGCTTTGAGTGTTTTAGAGAGTTGCGAGTTTTTATTTTGTGAAGATACAAGAGTAAGCAAATCTTTAATCGCTCTTCTTAATACCAGATTTAATGCTAAGATTTATCCTAAAAAATTCATTTCTTTACACTCTCACAATGAAAAAGAATTGTTAGAAAAACTTGATTTAAGTATTTTTGATAAAAATACAGCTTATGTTAGCGATGCGGGAATGCCAACAATTAGCGACCCGGGGAAATATTTGCTTGAATTTGCTTTAAAAAACAAGCTTTCTTATGAGGTATTACCCGGAGCCAATGCCGCCTTAGTAGCACTTGTAAGTTCTTCATTTTGTGAAAAAGAATTTATTTTTATGGGATTTTTAGCTCATAGAGGAAAAGAGCGTCAAAAAGATATAGAAAAACTTTTATCAAATCCCTATCCTAGCATTGTTTATGAATCTCCAAAAAGAATTTTATCCCTTGTTAAAGAACTTGCAAATTTAGACGCAAATAAAGAGCTTTTTGCCATTAAAGAAATCAGCAAAAAATTTCAAACTCAATTTAAAGGCAGAGCAAAAGAGCTTTTAAAAGAACTTGAAAATGCAAATTTAAAAGGGGAGTGGGTTCTTGTTGTGCAAGGGAATTTCAAGCAGGAATTTAATACAAACACCCTATGCGAAAAAGATATTTTAGAGCTTGATTTGCCTTTAAAAATCAAGAGCAAACTTTTGGCTAAAATGAGCGGAAAAAGCCCAAAAGAATTTTATAAAAAATTAATTTTAAGTTAA
- the mqnP gene encoding menaquinone biosynthesis prenyltransferase MqnP, with protein MTFWTKFKDILDLIVFKHSVFALPFLFTAMIVASKMVNDSTWFGFKALILGIICAVSARNFAMASNRLMDEDIDKDNPRCKERPNIDGRIGKKSVWIFILINALIFIFCSYFINPLAFYLSFPVLFILAFYSAFKRFSSLAHLVLGFCLGLAPVAGSVIVMGEIHLFSILLCLGVTFWTAGFDLLYSLQDMEYDKKVGLHSIPAKFGSNATLFFSAFCHCLAVIFWLLFAWVAPLGKLAFLGIVICALILFFEHKIVRKNFSHIDRAFFTLNGYLSIIFFIFMWVDLLCN; from the coding sequence ATGACTTTTTGGACTAAATTTAAAGACATTTTGGATTTGATTGTTTTTAAACATTCAGTTTTTGCTTTACCTTTTTTATTCACAGCGATGATTGTTGCATCAAAGATGGTCAATGATAGCACCTGGTTTGGTTTTAAAGCTCTGATTTTAGGTATCATTTGTGCAGTGAGTGCAAGAAATTTCGCAATGGCTAGCAATCGTTTGATGGATGAGGATATAGATAAGGACAATCCACGTTGTAAAGAGCGTCCAAATATCGATGGACGCATAGGCAAAAAGAGCGTTTGGATTTTTATTTTAATCAATGCTTTGATTTTTATATTCTGTTCTTATTTTATCAATCCTTTAGCCTTTTATCTTAGTTTTCCTGTATTGTTTATCTTAGCTTTTTATTCAGCGTTTAAACGTTTTAGTTCTTTAGCCCATTTGGTTTTGGGTTTTTGTTTAGGACTTGCTCCGGTTGCTGGAAGTGTGATTGTGATGGGAGAAATTCATCTTTTTAGCATACTTTTGTGTTTGGGTGTTACTTTTTGGACAGCTGGATTTGATTTGCTCTATTCTTTGCAAGATATGGAGTATGACAAAAAAGTGGGTTTGCATTCTATACCTGCGAAATTTGGAAGCAATGCCACTCTTTTTTTCTCTGCTTTTTGTCATTGTTTAGCTGTCATTTTTTGGCTTTTATTTGCTTGGGTTGCTCCTTTGGGGAAATTGGCTTTTTTAGGGATTGTCATTTGTGCTTTGATTTTATTTTTCGAACATAAAATCGTGCGTAAAAATTTTTCTCATATTGATAGAGCGTTCTTTACCTTAAATGGGTATTTGAGTATAATATTTTTTATTTTTATGTGGGTGGATTTATTATGCAATTAA
- a CDS encoding 7-carboxy-7-deazaguanine synthase QueE: MQVVESFLSIQGEGKFAGKLAVFIRFAGCNLNCIGFGVKRQKNGKILQGCDTLRAVFTKEFESQTYDSKSLFERVLELKKDFRVIIVITGGEPLIHHQDEEFINFIELLLNANLEVHFESNGSIELDFNKYPLYKKCIFALGIKLSNSGIAKEKRINFKAIESIVKNTQSFYKFVLDSKSIQRSASEIDEIVSQIPNEVYCMPLGENEDKLRANALKIVEFCIKNGYNYTDRIHIRLWGEQEGV; encoded by the coding sequence TTGCAAGTTGTAGAAAGTTTTTTAAGCATTCAAGGTGAGGGGAAATTTGCTGGAAAATTGGCTGTTTTTATACGCTTTGCGGGTTGTAATTTAAATTGCATAGGTTTTGGAGTTAAGAGGCAAAAAAATGGCAAGATTTTACAAGGTTGCGATACTTTAAGGGCGGTTTTTACTAAGGAATTTGAATCGCAAACTTATGATTCTAAAAGTCTTTTTGAAAGGGTTTTAGAGCTTAAGAAAGATTTTCGTGTTATCATTGTCATTACCGGTGGTGAGCCTTTAATCCATCATCAAGATGAAGAATTTATAAATTTTATAGAACTTTTATTGAATGCAAATTTAGAGGTGCATTTTGAGAGCAATGGAAGCATTGAGCTTGATTTTAACAAATATCCTTTATATAAAAAATGTATTTTTGCTTTGGGTATAAAACTTAGCAATAGCGGGATTGCTAAAGAAAAAAGAATCAATTTTAAAGCCATTGAAAGCATTGTTAAAAATACTCAAAGTTTTTATAAATTTGTTTTAGATTCAAAAAGCATTCAAAGGAGTGCAAGTGAGATTGATGAAATTGTGAGTCAAATTCCTAATGAGGTCTATTGTATGCCTTTGGGAGAAAATGAGGATAAATTAAGAGCAAATGCACTTAAAATTGTAGAGTTTTGCATAAAAAATGGGTATAATTATACGGATAGAATTCATATAAGACTTTGGGGAGAGCAAGAGGGTGTATGA
- a CDS encoding DUF6115 domain-containing protein translates to MSEDVLYLVFVIVLLIAMLAYMNIKDRENGAKIAKLQNAMEDITKELHYLKKEFLSKMENSDASYNDENYNLELLKDEMKILLEKELTQRILPVLKSIQGMENIIEEFQNEQQNRILNLEQKAQSMTKLTPNYDTEEQKIIDLFKEGKSIEQIAKDLRIGTGNVELVLKFKKLIK, encoded by the coding sequence ATGAGCGAAGATGTGCTTTATTTGGTTTTTGTGATTGTTTTGTTGATTGCAATGTTAGCTTATATGAATATCAAAGATAGAGAAAATGGGGCTAAAATCGCTAAACTTCAAAATGCAATGGAGGATATAACAAAAGAGCTTCATTATTTAAAAAAAGAATTCTTGTCAAAAATGGAAAATTCAGACGCGAGTTATAATGATGAAAATTATAATTTAGAGCTTTTAAAAGATGAGATGAAAATTCTGCTTGAAAAAGAACTCACTCAAAGAATTTTACCCGTATTAAAAAGCATTCAAGGTATGGAAAATATCATTGAGGAATTTCAAAACGAACAGCAAAATCGTATTTTAAATTTGGAGCAAAAAGCACAAAGTATGACAAAACTTACTCCAAATTATGATACAGAAGAGCAAAAAATCATTGATTTATTTAAAGAGGGAAAGAGTATAGAACAAATCGCAAAAGATTTAAGGATAGGGACAGGAAATGTAGAACTTGTGCTTAAATTTAAAAAACTGATTAAATAG
- the rlmB gene encoding 23S rRNA (guanosine(2251)-2'-O)-methyltransferase RlmB has protein sequence MLVYGKQIFFYILERHKECVNELYLAKDCDKKTFGKILSYGFKIKKLDFKTAQAYARGGNHQGFLLEIKDYEFVSLSELKEKKFIVILYGVSDVGNIGAIIRTAYALGAEGLIYIGEKLAMEGVIRTSSGAAMDFPIALCKDILSVLNELKQKGFYLYASDSKGQLVHTLEISKKPKVLVLGGEGLGLTDKIIKKCDECLGIAMKNGFDSLNVSAAFAILCDRIMNA, from the coding sequence ATGTTGGTTTATGGTAAGCAGATTTTCTTTTATATTTTAGAGCGTCACAAAGAGTGCGTCAATGAGCTTTATTTAGCAAAGGATTGCGATAAAAAAACCTTTGGGAAAATTTTAAGTTATGGTTTTAAGATTAAAAAGCTTGATTTTAAAACAGCACAGGCTTATGCAAGAGGTGGAAATCATCAAGGTTTTTTACTTGAGATTAAAGACTATGAATTCGTAAGTTTGAGCGAGCTTAAAGAGAAAAAATTTATTGTTATACTCTATGGTGTGAGTGATGTGGGAAATATCGGTGCTATCATAAGAACAGCTTATGCTTTAGGAGCAGAGGGTTTGATTTATATTGGTGAAAAACTTGCTATGGAAGGCGTTATTCGCACAAGTAGCGGTGCAGCGATGGATTTTCCTATTGCTTTGTGTAAAGATATTCTTAGTGTTTTAAATGAATTAAAGCAAAAAGGTTTTTATCTTTATGCAAGTGATAGTAAGGGTCAATTAGTCCATACTTTAGAAATTTCAAAAAAGCCAAAAGTTTTGGTTTTGGGTGGCGAGGGTTTAGGTTTGACAGATAAAATCATAAAAAAATGCGATGAATGCTTAGGTATAGCAATGAAAAATGGCTTTGATAGTCTTAATGTCAGTGCAGCCTTTGCAATACTTTGTGATAGGATAATGAATGCTTAA